One segment of Tamlana crocina DNA contains the following:
- a CDS encoding response regulator encodes MKKVLLIEDDIILRENTAELLELSEYLVTTAPNGKIGVEVAKTHLPDIVVCDIMMPEVDGYGVLEALSKNDRTKHIPFIFLSAKTERKDVRKGMDLGADDYITKPFEEEELTSAIESRLAKAAILKEKSEEQQETEEQDEELRTLNDLKNFFDDNGTEIDFEKGQLVYEEGDHSNNVYLISKGLIKCHKLDEKGKDLTTALYKEDDLFGYTSFTQNTTYQETATAVEASKLTALPKSELIKVLDNNHKVTLELIQLLTDDLTHVKDQLLQMAYSSVKKRTASTIIEFAEKLNRKPNQAIRISRNDLASVAGVAIESLIRTLSGFKDMGLIEIEGRNIKILDIDRLQQIS; translated from the coding sequence ATGAAAAAAGTATTATTGATAGAAGACGATATTATTTTAAGGGAAAATACGGCAGAATTGCTAGAGCTATCCGAATACCTTGTAACCACAGCTCCCAATGGAAAAATAGGGGTAGAGGTGGCCAAAACCCATTTGCCAGATATAGTGGTTTGCGATATTATGATGCCCGAAGTAGATGGCTATGGCGTATTGGAAGCATTATCGAAAAATGATAGGACGAAGCATATTCCATTTATATTTCTTTCAGCAAAAACCGAACGAAAAGATGTGCGCAAAGGCATGGATTTGGGAGCTGACGATTACATTACCAAACCTTTTGAGGAAGAAGAACTGACTAGCGCCATAGAAAGCCGTTTGGCAAAGGCAGCCATTTTAAAAGAAAAAAGTGAGGAGCAACAGGAAACTGAAGAACAGGACGAAGAACTGAGAACACTGAATGATTTAAAGAATTTTTTTGACGACAACGGCACAGAAATCGATTTTGAAAAAGGACAATTGGTTTATGAAGAGGGCGATCACTCCAATAATGTTTATTTAATTTCCAAAGGGTTGATTAAGTGCCATAAATTAGACGAAAAAGGCAAAGACTTAACCACCGCATTGTACAAAGAAGACGATTTGTTTGGTTACACTTCCTTTACCCAAAATACAACCTACCAAGAAACGGCGACGGCCGTCGAAGCCTCAAAACTTACAGCTTTACCTAAAAGTGAACTTATAAAGGTGCTCGATAATAACCATAAAGTAACTTTAGAGCTTATACAGTTGTTAACCGACGATCTCACTCATGTTAAAGACCAGCTTTTACAAATGGCCTATAGTTCTGTAAAAAAAAGAACGGCCTCAACCATAATAGAGTTTGCCGAAAAACTCAATAGAAAACCCAACCAAGCCATTAGGATTTCAAGAAACGATTTGGCCAGTGTCGCCGGAGTAGCCATAGAAAGTTTAATCCGCACCCTTTCTGGATTTAAGGATATGGGGCTCATTGAAATTGAAGGACGGAACATCAAGATTTTAGATATCGATAGGCTACAGCAAATTAGTTAA
- a CDS encoding universal stress protein, producing MKNILIPTDFSENSWNAIGYAIQLFKKSACNFYLLHVSAGDALKADDSFYVHYENTVVSTLNKPSQVLLKEMVAGISKRFNKGPNHRFFTFSDSNNLIGSIREQVVKNNIDLIVMGTKGTSGVKGLAIGGNTGNVITKVKCTTLVVPENAKYVPPKEVALPTDFSIVYSPDTLQSLTDILRGHQGKVNVLNVSKDTPILNEEQKQNKEFLRDYFMGQKHNFYFLAHKQIDCAVQQFVDFKDISLISVLAKNLNYLQRILFQPSIDKVNYYKNVPFLVLH from the coding sequence ATGAAGAATATTTTAATACCAACAGATTTTTCAGAAAATTCATGGAATGCCATTGGGTACGCCATCCAGCTTTTTAAAAAGTCGGCATGTAATTTCTATTTATTGCATGTTAGTGCCGGTGATGCCTTAAAAGCAGACGACAGTTTTTATGTGCATTATGAAAATACTGTGGTATCAACACTAAATAAACCTTCACAAGTCTTGTTGAAGGAAATGGTGGCGGGCATTTCAAAACGCTTTAACAAAGGTCCCAATCATCGCTTTTTTACGTTTTCCGATAGTAATAATCTTATTGGTTCCATACGCGAACAGGTAGTAAAGAACAATATCGATTTAATTGTAATGGGTACTAAGGGAACTTCTGGTGTTAAAGGTTTGGCTATAGGTGGAAACACCGGAAACGTAATCACCAAAGTAAAATGTACTACACTGGTTGTACCAGAAAACGCCAAGTATGTTCCGCCCAAGGAAGTGGCTTTGCCTACAGATTTTTCAATAGTTTATAGCCCAGATACCTTACAATCGTTGACCGATATTTTAAGGGGACATCAAGGTAAAGTAAATGTATTGAATGTTAGCAAGGATACCCCAATATTGAACGAAGAACAAAAGCAAAACAAAGAATTTTTAAGAGATTATTTTATGGGGCAGAAGCATAATTTCTACTTTTTGGCTCATAAACAAATAGATTGCGCTGTACAACAATTTGTAGATTTTAAGGACATAAGTTTAATATCTGTATTGGCTAAAAATCTCAATTATCTGCAACGGATTTTGTTCCAACCATCCATCGACAAAGTGAATTATTACAAAAACGTACCTTTTTTGGTTTTGCACTAA
- a CDS encoding Crp/Fnr family transcriptional regulator, which yields MGKCEQCIIKQFNALKSLSKEELIRVSGCKTSKIIKKGEVIFDEGEAVNGVFCVRDGICKLSKLSENGKDQIVKMVVKGDLLGQRSLVSVENSNLQATALTDMEVCFIPKSEIINSLQNNPKFSFDVLQEMARDLKVADDFIVNMAQKSVRQRLAETLISIHDSFGVNPDKSLSVMLSREDYSNIVGTATESAIRVLSQFKKEGLVSANGKQIKIEDIEGLKRVR from the coding sequence ATGGGAAAATGTGAGCAATGCATAATCAAACAATTTAATGCTTTAAAATCTTTATCAAAAGAAGAGTTAATTCGGGTTTCTGGTTGTAAAACCAGTAAAATCATAAAAAAGGGCGAAGTTATTTTTGATGAAGGCGAAGCGGTTAACGGTGTTTTTTGCGTAAGGGATGGTATCTGTAAACTGTCGAAATTAAGTGAGAACGGAAAAGACCAAATTGTGAAAATGGTGGTTAAGGGCGATTTGCTGGGGCAGCGCTCGCTGGTTTCTGTAGAGAATTCCAACCTTCAGGCAACAGCACTAACCGATATGGAAGTGTGCTTTATTCCTAAAAGCGAAATAATAAATAGTTTACAGAATAATCCGAAATTCTCGTTTGATGTGCTTCAGGAAATGGCGAGGGATTTAAAAGTAGCCGATGATTTTATTGTAAATATGGCACAAAAATCAGTTCGCCAACGTCTCGCGGAAACCCTTATATCTATTCACGATAGCTTTGGCGTAAACCCCGATAAAAGCCTTAGCGTGATGCTCTCTCGCGAAGATTACTCCAATATAGTGGGCACGGCAACAGAGTCTGCCATCCGTGTATTGTCGCAGTTTAAAAAGGAAGGCCTGGTGTCTGCAAATGGTAAGCAAATAAAGATAGAAGACATTGAAGGCTTAAAACGGGTGAGGTAG
- a CDS encoding VWA domain-containing protein has protein sequence MKPLNAPRKGFVFKSYEAPNQSPFEKLFEIFKELITHTSGDFDEAIDWLRELDREYELTTPDYTIDDFIEDLKKKGYLREEIDPDGNGSLAITAKTERAIRQQALDQIFGKIKRSGQGNHKSKSPGIGDEHTGDFRSYQFGDALDKVSMTESLKNAQISHGISDFTLSEDDLVVEETLHKSQMSTVLMIDISHSMILYGEDRITPAKKVAMALAELITTRYPKDTLDILVFGNDAWQIEIKDLPYLKVGPYHTNTVAGLELALDLLRRKRNTNKQIFMITDGKPSCLRLPNGEYFKDSFGLNPNIVNKCYMMAQQARRLHIPITTFMIAKDDYLMQFVREFTYANQGKAFYTGIKGLGEMIFEDYETNRKKRIRG, from the coding sequence ATGAAACCACTTAATGCTCCAAGAAAAGGATTTGTTTTTAAAAGTTACGAAGCGCCAAACCAATCGCCCTTCGAAAAACTATTCGAAATTTTCAAGGAATTGATTACCCATACTTCGGGCGATTTTGACGAAGCGATAGATTGGCTGCGCGAACTCGATAGGGAATACGAATTGACTACTCCCGATTATACCATTGATGATTTTATAGAAGACCTTAAAAAGAAAGGCTATTTGCGTGAGGAAATCGACCCCGACGGAAATGGCTCGTTGGCCATTACGGCCAAAACCGAACGCGCCATCCGCCAACAAGCTCTCGACCAAATTTTTGGAAAAATTAAGCGCAGCGGACAGGGCAACCACAAAAGCAAAAGCCCTGGCATTGGTGACGAACACACGGGCGATTTTAGAAGCTACCAATTTGGCGATGCCCTCGATAAAGTTTCGATGACCGAAAGTTTAAAAAATGCACAGATCAGTCATGGTATTTCAGATTTCACATTATCTGAGGACGATTTGGTGGTTGAAGAAACCTTGCATAAATCGCAAATGAGTACCGTGCTGATGATTGACATTAGTCACAGTATGATTCTTTACGGTGAAGACCGTATTACTCCGGCAAAAAAAGTGGCGATGGCTTTGGCTGAACTCATTACCACGCGTTACCCCAAAGACACGCTCGATATTTTGGTGTTCGGTAACGATGCTTGGCAAATTGAAATCAAAGATTTGCCTTATTTAAAAGTAGGGCCGTATCATACCAATACTGTGGCGGGGCTAGAATTGGCTTTAGATTTGCTCAGACGAAAGCGAAACACCAACAAGCAAATTTTTATGATTACCGATGGTAAACCGAGTTGTTTGCGTTTGCCCAACGGTGAATATTTTAAGGACAGCTTTGGATTGAACCCCAATATTGTAAACAAGTGCTACATGATGGCACAGCAAGCTCGTCGTTTGCACATTCCCATTACCACTTTTATGATTGCGAAAGATGATTATTTAATGCAGTTTGTCAGGGAGTTTACCTATGCCAATCAGGGCAAGGCCTTTTACACTGGAATTAAAGGATTGGGTGAAATGATTTTTGAAGATTATGAAACCAATAGAAAAAAACGGATAAGGGGGTAA
- a CDS encoding magnesium chelatase: MKIEKINTLGELKITGYQSKSIKDELRDNLIKKIKNKETTSQGVHGYENTVIPELERAILSRHNINLLGLRGQAKTRLARLMLNLLDEYIPFVEGSEINDDPFNPISRYAKELINEKGDDTPISWLHRSERFAEKLATPDVTVADIIGDVDPIKAANLKLSYADDRVIHYGMIPRANRCIFVINELPDLQARIQVALFNILQEGDIQIRGFKLRLPLDIQFLFTANPEDYTNRGSIVTPLKDRIGSQILTHYPIDIETAKRITEQEAKLVENQKSNVVVPDLARDLLEQIVFEARKSDYIDAKSGVSARLSITALENLMSTAERRALISGDAKTTVRLSDFVGIIPAITGKVELVYEGEQEGAAVVAYNLIGEAVKSIFPKLFPKIEKLQKQTDESPYDDLVSWFFNEKDGFELLDDINDAEYKNLLDAIAPLNDLLDKFQPETQKKDQYFIKEFILWALVEFKLLSKKRFSEGLQFKDPYGSFISGI; the protein is encoded by the coding sequence ATGAAAATAGAAAAGATAAACACACTAGGTGAATTAAAAATAACAGGTTATCAAAGTAAATCCATAAAAGATGAATTGCGAGATAACCTCATCAAGAAAATAAAAAATAAAGAAACGACATCTCAGGGCGTGCATGGTTACGAAAACACCGTAATCCCAGAATTGGAACGTGCCATTTTATCACGACATAATATCAATTTACTGGGGCTTCGAGGACAGGCCAAAACTCGATTGGCACGTTTAATGCTCAATTTATTGGATGAATATATCCCTTTTGTTGAAGGTTCCGAAATTAATGACGACCCATTCAATCCGATTTCGAGGTACGCCAAAGAATTGATAAACGAAAAAGGAGATGATACCCCTATTTCTTGGTTGCACCGAAGTGAGCGTTTTGCAGAAAAACTAGCCACCCCCGATGTTACGGTAGCCGATATTATTGGCGATGTAGATCCCATAAAAGCGGCCAATTTAAAACTAAGTTATGCCGATGATAGAGTGATTCATTACGGTATGATTCCTCGAGCCAACCGCTGTATTTTTGTAATAAACGAATTACCCGATTTGCAGGCCAGGATTCAGGTGGCGCTGTTCAATATTTTACAGGAAGGCGATATTCAAATTAGAGGATTTAAGCTGCGCTTGCCGCTCGATATTCAATTTCTGTTTACAGCAAACCCCGAAGATTACACGAACCGCGGCAGTATTGTAACGCCACTGAAAGACCGTATAGGTTCACAAATTTTAACCCATTATCCCATCGATATTGAAACCGCCAAACGGATTACCGAACAAGAAGCTAAATTGGTTGAAAATCAAAAAAGCAATGTGGTTGTTCCCGATTTGGCAAGAGATTTATTGGAGCAGATTGTTTTTGAAGCCCGTAAGAGCGACTACATTGATGCCAAAAGTGGGGTGAGTGCCCGATTGAGTATTACAGCTTTAGAGAATTTGATGAGTACCGCCGAGCGCCGAGCGCTAATTAGTGGCGACGCTAAAACCACCGTACGGCTTTCAGATTTTGTGGGTATCATTCCGGCTATAACCGGAAAAGTGGAGCTGGTTTACGAAGGCGAGCAGGAAGGTGCTGCAGTAGTGGCTTACAATCTGATTGGTGAAGCCGTAAAAAGTATCTTTCCAAAGCTGTTCCCAAAAATAGAAAAATTGCAAAAGCAAACCGATGAAAGTCCATATGACGACTTGGTATCGTGGTTTTTCAACGAAAAAGATGGTTTTGAACTGTTGGACGATATCAATGATGCCGAATACAAAAACTTGTTGGATGCTATTGCTCCATTAAACGATTTACTAGACAAATTTCAGCCCGAAACTCAAAAGAAAGACCAGTATTTTATTAAAGAGTTTATTCTTTGGGCATTGGTAGAATTTAAACTTTTAAGTAAAAAGCGCTTTTCGGAAGGACTTCAGTTTAAAGATCCCTACGGTAGTTTTATTAGTGGTATTTAA